In Amycolatopsis methanolica 239, a single genomic region encodes these proteins:
- a CDS encoding alpha/beta hydrolase: MRLPRRRRLFAAGLLAAALTACTTQTPAPPSSPSPVAADVHALDRFYDQQLAWGDCAAYATGQQSADAFRTPGVECARLTVPLDYANPRGETITVGVLRHRALDPAHRIGSLVMNPGGPGGSGMEAAARLVPTVSNNAIGLRFDFVGFDPRGVGASMPRVRCLTDAERDAERASNPGASDAAWTGQATDFAAKCAQRTEHGEAMLANVGTRDVVKDLDVLRSALGEEKLSYLGYSYGTQIGYSYAEAFPQRVRALLLDGAIDPAANDPDSLVAQGAGFSRAFGEFAAECARHDGCALGRDPAKAAAEFQNLVQPLVGAPAKTGDGRHLSYRDAITGVVEAMYSSQSWPFLNTGLGLLRGGDGSVLLRLADGYYERDADGRYSSLQDAYYAVRCVDNPRAVDPAVSRQRMADAAPFLGLGRPDQGELDVCASWPVPSTSQPHRPTVTSAAPPLVISTTGDPVTPYQAGVNLANLFRGGLLTVDGTQHTAFLHGNMCVDVAGLDYLVDGSQPPPGTRCQA; the protein is encoded by the coding sequence ATGCGTCTTCCTCGCCGACGGAGGCTGTTCGCCGCGGGCCTGCTGGCCGCAGCGCTCACCGCGTGCACCACGCAGACCCCCGCACCGCCGTCGTCACCCTCGCCGGTGGCGGCGGACGTACACGCGCTCGACCGCTTCTACGACCAGCAGCTCGCGTGGGGTGACTGCGCGGCGTACGCGACGGGGCAGCAGAGCGCGGACGCGTTCCGCACGCCCGGGGTGGAGTGCGCCCGGCTGACCGTTCCGCTGGACTACGCGAACCCGCGTGGCGAGACGATCACCGTCGGCGTTCTGCGGCACAGGGCGCTCGACCCGGCGCACCGCATCGGCTCGCTGGTCATGAACCCGGGCGGCCCTGGCGGTTCCGGCATGGAGGCGGCCGCCCGGCTGGTGCCGACGGTGTCGAACAACGCGATCGGCCTGCGGTTCGACTTCGTCGGCTTCGACCCGCGCGGGGTCGGCGCGAGCATGCCGCGCGTGCGGTGCCTGACCGACGCCGAACGCGACGCCGAGCGGGCGAGCAACCCCGGCGCCTCGGACGCCGCGTGGACCGGGCAGGCGACGGACTTCGCGGCGAAGTGCGCCCAGCGCACCGAGCACGGCGAGGCGATGCTGGCGAACGTGGGCACGCGGGACGTGGTCAAGGACCTCGACGTCCTGCGATCCGCGCTGGGCGAGGAGAAGCTGAGCTACCTCGGCTACTCCTACGGCACCCAGATCGGCTACAGCTACGCCGAGGCCTTCCCGCAGCGGGTCCGCGCGTTGCTGCTGGACGGCGCGATCGACCCCGCGGCGAACGACCCGGACTCGCTGGTCGCGCAGGGCGCCGGGTTCTCGCGTGCGTTCGGTGAGTTCGCCGCCGAGTGCGCGCGGCACGACGGCTGCGCGCTGGGCCGCGACCCGGCGAAGGCGGCGGCCGAGTTCCAGAACCTGGTCCAGCCGCTGGTCGGCGCCCCGGCGAAGACCGGCGACGGCAGGCACCTGTCCTACCGGGACGCCATCACGGGCGTGGTCGAGGCGATGTACTCGAGCCAGTCCTGGCCGTTCCTCAACACCGGGCTCGGCTTGCTGCGCGGCGGTGACGGCTCGGTCCTGCTCCGGCTCGCCGACGGCTACTACGAGCGCGACGCCGACGGCCGGTACTCGTCGTTGCAGGACGCCTACTACGCGGTGCGCTGCGTGGACAACCCGCGTGCGGTCGATCCGGCGGTGTCCCGGCAGCGGATGGCCGACGCCGCGCCGTTCCTCGGCTTGGGCCGCCCCGACCAGGGCGAACTAGACGTGTGCGCGTCCTGGCCGGTGCCCAGCACGTCGCAGCCGCACCGGCCGACGGTCACCTCCGCCGCGCCACCGCTGGTCATCTCGACGACCGGCGATCCGGTGACCCCGTACCAGGCGGGCGTCAACCTCGCGAACCTCTTCCGCGGCGGGCTGCTCACCGTCGACGGCACCCAGCACACCGCGTTCCTGCACGGCAACATGTGCGTGGACGTCGCCGGCCTGGACTACCTGGTGGACGGCTCCCAGCCGCCCCCGGGCACCCGCTGCCAGGCCTAA
- a CDS encoding LppX_LprAFG lipoprotein, whose protein sequence is MPRRRTAGVLALVVALSSACSAAPEEPLPDGRALVDAAETSLNGIRSVRFDFSVSSTIPGLDIREVKGQASKDGGPHGTAIGQADVQASADRFELDYVLVGETLFLTDTKGQQRQATVPADYNPMTLLDSERGLPKLMSEATALKTETKEDVLGVEAYRVTGELAKDVISSVIPGIQADVDIKFWVTKAEPRNLVRVWIQVPPRQPNEGAIQLELALSDQNVPVGTTTGG, encoded by the coding sequence ATGCCCCGCCGACGCACCGCCGGTGTCCTCGCCCTGGTCGTGGCGCTGTCCAGCGCCTGTTCGGCCGCGCCAGAGGAACCGCTCCCCGACGGGCGTGCGCTCGTGGACGCCGCCGAGACGAGCCTGAACGGGATCCGCAGCGTGCGGTTCGACTTCAGTGTCAGCTCGACCATCCCCGGCCTGGACATCCGCGAGGTCAAGGGGCAGGCCAGCAAGGACGGCGGGCCCCACGGCACCGCGATCGGGCAGGCGGACGTGCAGGCCTCGGCCGACCGGTTCGAGCTGGACTACGTGCTCGTCGGCGAGACGCTGTTCCTCACCGACACCAAGGGCCAGCAGCGGCAGGCCACGGTGCCCGCCGACTACAACCCGATGACGCTGCTCGACTCCGAGCGCGGCCTGCCCAAGCTGATGTCGGAGGCGACCGCGCTGAAGACGGAGACGAAGGAGGACGTCCTCGGCGTCGAGGCCTACCGGGTCACCGGTGAGCTGGCGAAGGACGTCATCTCCAGCGTCATCCCCGGCATCCAGGCCGACGTGGACATCAAGTTCTGGGTCACCAAGGCCGAGCCGCGCAACCTGGTGCGCGTGTGGATCCAGGTGCCGCCGCGGCAGCCGAACGAAGGCGCCATCCAGCTGGAGCTCGCGCTGTCCGACCAGAACGTGCCGGTCGGGACCACGACCGGCGGTTAG
- a CDS encoding GlxA family transcriptional regulator codes for MHRVVVLAVSEVVGYDLNIAPLVFGTATQDGERLYDVRVCGVDDRPVRVSHGYEAHLDHGPEALEDADTVVIPGTRAHGPRQEGVLPPDLAAALARIPSSARLVSICTGAFVLAAAGVLDGRRATTHWAHAPAFRRLYPRVDLDENVLFVDDGDVLTSAGLAAGVDLCLHLVRSDHGSAVANHVARYCVVPPWRDGGQSQFIEQPLPEADGSTAATRAWVLERLGEPLDLAALAKHAGMSVRTFSRRFRAETGQSPRAWLNQQRVLHARHLLETTDLPVDRVAAESGLGTAASLRQHLNAAIGVAPLAYRRTFARR; via the coding sequence ATGCACCGGGTTGTGGTCCTCGCGGTCTCCGAAGTGGTCGGGTACGACCTGAACATCGCGCCGCTCGTGTTCGGCACCGCCACACAGGACGGCGAACGGCTCTACGACGTGCGGGTCTGCGGGGTCGACGACCGGCCGGTGCGGGTCAGCCACGGGTACGAGGCGCACCTTGACCACGGCCCGGAAGCACTGGAGGACGCCGACACCGTCGTCATCCCCGGCACCCGTGCGCACGGGCCGCGGCAGGAGGGCGTGCTGCCGCCCGATCTGGCCGCGGCGCTGGCCCGGATCCCGTCGTCGGCGCGGCTCGTGTCGATCTGCACCGGCGCGTTCGTGCTGGCCGCAGCCGGTGTGCTCGACGGGCGCCGCGCGACCACCCACTGGGCGCACGCGCCCGCCTTCCGGCGCCTCTACCCGCGGGTCGACCTGGACGAGAACGTGTTGTTCGTGGACGACGGCGACGTCCTGACCTCGGCCGGGCTGGCCGCCGGCGTGGACCTGTGCCTGCACCTCGTGCGGTCCGACCACGGCAGCGCGGTCGCCAACCACGTCGCCCGCTACTGCGTCGTGCCGCCGTGGCGCGACGGCGGGCAGTCGCAGTTCATCGAGCAGCCGCTGCCCGAGGCCGACGGCAGCACCGCCGCGACGCGCGCGTGGGTGCTGGAACGGCTCGGCGAACCCCTCGACCTGGCCGCGCTCGCGAAGCACGCGGGCATGAGCGTGCGCACCTTCAGCCGCCGCTTCCGCGCGGAGACCGGGCAGTCGCCCCGCGCCTGGCTGAACCAGCAGCGGGTGCTGCACGCCCGCCACCTGCTGGAGACGACTGATCTGCCCGTCGACCGGGTCGCGGCCGAGTCGGGACTGGGCACCGCGGCGTCGCTGCGGCAGCACCTCAACGCCGCGATCGGCGTCGCACCACTGGCATACCGCCGGACCTTCGCCCGCCGCTGA